The Deltaproteobacteria bacterium nucleotide sequence AGGCCCGGGCCATCGGCGGCGGGGTTTTGGAAGGGATCATGCGGTATTATAATTAATGTCCATCCGGAAACTTCGGATTTCCAGATGGTGCGAACAGCCGTCAGCAGACAGCTATCAGCACCAGTTCATTTTGTTTAAGGATTTTTTTGAAGGCTGTAATCTTGATCGCTGAAGGCAGGAAAGCGCCGGTTCTTATCGGCAGGCATTTGGGGGGGGCCAAAACATGGCTGAGGTGATCTACTCCACGGTTGGAAACTGGCTGAATCAGGTGGCCAGACAGTGGCCCGACAACGAAGCTTTGATTCATCACCAAAGGCAGGTCCGTTATTCCTATCAAGCTTTTTTAAAAGAAGTCGACTTGCTGGCCCGGGGATTGCTGGCCCTGGGTCTTCAAAAAGGGGACCCGGTGGCCTTGTGGGGGTCCAATTGTCCTGAATGGATAGTAACCCAATTCGCCCTGGCCAAAATCGGGGCTATTTTAGTGGCCCTGGACCCTTCCTACGGGAAGGAGGATTTACAATACGCCCTTTCTTTTTCCCAGTCCAAGGCCCTATTGACGGCCGAAGGACCGGAAGGGGCCTATCTGAAGATCATCCGTTCCCTGGCCCCGGAACTCTGGGAATTCCCCCCCCGACCGGGGGAACTTTTACCGGATCTTCAGCATCTCATCACCCTCTTTTCTCCCGGGCCCCGCCCTTTACTCAGCTTCCAGGAAGTCTTGAGCCGGGGGTATGGGTTTTCCTCCGAACAATTTGAAGAGCAGGAAAAAGCCCTGTCGCCGGAGGATCCGCTGATGATTCTTTTCACCTCAGGGACTACCGGAAAGCCTAAGGGGGTGGTGTTGGATCACCTGGGGGTTATGAACAAGTCCCTGGCCTCTACGGAGCGCCTGGGCATAAACCATCAGGATCGGCTTTGTCTCTTTTTCCCTCTTTTCCATATGTTCGGCAACACCTGTATTGCCCTGGCAGGGTTGATTCGGGGGGCCGCCCTGGTGATCCCGTCCGATCACATTTTGCCGGCAGAAATACTTACCACCCTGGTGGAGGAAAAATGCACGGCTATATACGGCTCCCCTTCCATGATGGTGGCCTTAATGGAATCGCCCCGGTTCAAGGATTTTCGTCCGTCCGGTCTTCGCACCGGAATTATCGGAGGGGCCCCCTGCCCCCTTGAAGTCATGAAACGGATCATCAACGAAATGGGGGTTCGGGAGATCGCCATCGCCTATGGAATCACCGAGGCCTCCTCCTGGCTTACCCAGACTCTGCCGGCGGATCCCCCGGAACTCAGGGTTTCCATAATTGGCAAGGCCCTGCCCAATTGTGAGGTTAAGATTGTCGATCCGGTAAGCGGTGAAGATCTGCCGGACGGGACCTCTGGTGAGATCTGCACCCGGGGATTTCTGATGAAAGGGTATTTTAAGAATCCGGAAGCCACGGCCAGGGCCATTGATCAGGAGGGCTGGTTTCATACCGGTGACCTGGGAACAAGGGATTCCCAGGGTTATTTTCGGATTACCGGAAGATTAAAAGAGGTTATCCTTAAAAAGGGAAAAGAGATCCTGCCGGCTGAAATTGAAGAGATACTCTACCGGCTTCCCGGCGTAGCCTTGGCCCAGGCTTTCGGGGTTCCTGAGCCGGAAAAAGGGGAGGCGGTGGCCCTCTGGATCAAACCCAAGGAGGGCGTTGACCTGACCGAAGAAAAAGTGGCGGCCTATTGCCGGGAACAGCTTCCGGAGGATCTTCTCCCGGCCTATATCCGGATCGTCGAATCTTTCCCCATGACCCGTTCAGGGAAGATCCAGAAGTTCAAGATGCAGGAGATGATGTTGCGGATGCTGAAAAGTTAAGGTTTACTAAATCGCCCCGATCAACCGGGAAATAACCAGCCGTTGAATTTCGGAGGTCCCTTCTCCGATCTCCAACAATTTCTGATCCCGGTAGAATCGTTCCACATCGTATTCCTTCATCAGGCCGTAACCGCCGTGGAGCTGAACGGCATGGTTGGCGCAACGGTACATGACCTCGGAGCAGTACAGTTTGGCCATGGCCGCCTCTTTGGCAAAGGGCTTATGGTTATCCCGAAGCCAGCAGGCTTTATACAAGAGCAGCCGGGCACATTCGATCTCCATGGCCATATCGGCCAGTTTAAAAGAATTGACCTGGTAGGAGGCGATGGGCTTACCGAATTGGATGCGTTCCTTGGCGTACCTCCGGGCCAATTCAAAACAGCCCTGGGCCCCTCCCAGACCCATGGCGCCGATGCTTAAACGGCCTCCGTCGAGGGTTCCCAGCATCTGATGAAATCCTTCCCCTTGAGGACCAAGAAGATTGTCTTTGGGTACCCGGCAGTCTTCAAAGTAGAGTTCGCTGGTGTTGGAGGCCCGCCACATCAATTTGCCGTGCATGGGCCGGGCTTCGAACCCCGGGGTCCCGGATTCCACCAGGATACAACTGAGTTCCTTTTTGCCGGCCTCCCTGATCCCGGTACGGGCCAGGACCGTTATCCCGGCGGTAATATCGGTGGAGGCATTGGTGATAAAAATTTTGCTGCCATTAATCACCCATTCGTTTCCGTCCAGTACGGCCGTCGTTTGGGTGTTTCCGGCGTCGGAACCGGCGTTCGGCTCGGTCAGCCCGAAGCCCCAGAGCATTTCCCCGGTGCAGAGTTTGGGCAGGTATTTCTTTTTCTGCTCTTCACTCCCGTAATAATAAAGAGGTCCGATCCCCAGGGAATTACCCGCGGCGATGGTGGCGGCATGGGAGCCGTCTATCCGGGCGATTTCCTCCACGGCAATAATATAGGAAATATAGTCCAACCCCTGTCCGCCGTATTGCTCTGAAACAATCATGCCAAAGAGGCCCAGGTCTCCCATGGCCCGGCAGGTTTCATAGGAGAATTCTTCTTTTTCGTCCAGTTCGCGGGCCCTGGGTTTGATTTCTTTTTCCGCAAAATCCCTGACCGATTTTCTTAAAATTTCCTGTTCCATGGTTAAGGAAAAATCCATGAGATGATCTCCTTGAAGGGGTTAATGGGAAAAAATACCAACCGTTCTGTTTTATTTTTATATAAAAATGAGGCCCGGTTGTCAATAAAAAGTAAAGGTATCTTGAGGACCCTTTCAGAAAACCATAATAGGGTCGTAACGGAGATTCGAATGCAGCCACTCGCCTGCTCAATTCATTCGTTCGAACTCTCAGAGTTTTCAGCTTTCGGCTAAAGTGTGCGGTAGCAGATCGCTGGAGCAGTAAGTATTCAAAGTCACGATCAGAAATTGCTTGCGCTATCCGTGATGGGAGAGCCCGCGAAAGGGAGAGCGCCGTCCGGGGACTTAAGCGCCGCATGGGATCGCCATGATCCGTACCAATGACAGAAATAATCGGATGATCATTCAGGTGGCTAAACGCCTTGGTGACCTTAGAGGGAAAGTCGTTTTTCTATGTGGTTGCCGCTGGACTCTTTATTACCGATCCTGTCATGCCGGAAGTCCGGGTTACGAAGGATGTGGACGTCATCGTTGAAATTACCTCGTTTCAAAAGCTATTAGCCGATGGAGGCTTTCGGGAGGCAATTCCGGGACATTTGCTTCCTGATCGTGCCAGCCAGGCAAGGCTGCCTCGCCTTATTAACTGCATGGAAGAGATAGCGGAAATCAAAATCTAAGTTTCATTATTCCTCCACCCCCTCCCTCTACCGGGTAGGATGGTTTTCACCTGTGGGACGTCCAAAGTCTATCTTAAACCGTCTCACCCCCGTCATCCGTGCCAAAAATATCTTTCTCCCAATTTTTCCATTGACTTTACTCTAAAAAGTTGATTCCATTAACTTAACTTTACAAAAATAAAATCTAACCCTCAGAGGACAAGAAGATGGGTTATATTAATAACGGGGGCCTTAGATGAAAATAAGACCTAAACCACATGATAAACCGAAAGACCAGCGGAGAGGTTTGCTCAGAGAAAAGGCGACCAGTTATAAGATTGTATCAGGGACGGAGGGAGATATTTTTCAATATACAAGCTTTGAGGTGACCAACTTCCGTTGTTTCGATTACCTTAAGATAGATTCTTTCGGCCGTGTAAATCTGATAACGGGGCTGAACAACAGCGGCAAAACCACCCTCCTGGAAGCCCTGTTCCTTCATATAGGATCGAGAAATCCAAGCCTTACCCTGATTGTCAATAGTTGGCGAGGTCTGAACATTGTCAGCGAGTCGGCGGAGAATCAATGGGCCTCTCTTTTTTGGCAATTTAAAGATTCAAAGTCTATCAGGTTGGTTGGAACAAGTTCTAAAGGGGAAAATCGTTCTTTAGGAATCCACATAGACTCTTCAGGTTCCGTATTGAGGGGAGAAAAAGCACACTCTGACCCTGCCGAGTTGATCAGCGGTCCACGACAGAATATTGTTTTTGAATACATCGATGAGACAGGGAAAACGTATAAAGTGAAAGGGGTGCCGGTCTTCATTAAAAAAGACAATATGATGTCATATGAACTCAGAATAGAACCATCTTTGCCACGAGCATCCATGGCAGGCATTTTTGTCAGTGGCAATACCGTAAGCAACCTCAACGAGGAAATACAACGGTTCAGTGATTTAAGGAAGAAAGGGAAGGATGGGATTGTCCTGGCGGCACTGAGAATTATTGAGCCTCGTCTCGAACGGCTTGAAATCCTGACCTACCAGGGCCTCAGCATGATACATGGCTACCTTAATGGGTATGACGAGCCGGTTCCTTCTCCGCTGCTTGGTGACGGCGTTCGAAGATCCTTATCGATCCTGCTTGCCCAGGGTGCCGCTGAAAAAGGAGTGGTCCTGGTTGATGAAATAGAAAACGGAATCCATCATTCAGCTATGAAATCGCTGTGGGGTGTGATTGCCGAGGCTTCGAGGACATTCGATTGCCAGGTCTTCGCGACGACCCACAGTGACGAATGCATCCGCGCTGTCCACGATGCCTTTAAAGAAAGCACATCCTATGATCTGAAGCTTTATCGTTTGGACAGAAAAAACGGCTCCATCCAAGCCGTTATGTATGACGAAGAAACGC carries:
- a CDS encoding AMP-binding protein; translated protein: MAEVIYSTVGNWLNQVARQWPDNEALIHHQRQVRYSYQAFLKEVDLLARGLLALGLQKGDPVALWGSNCPEWIVTQFALAKIGAILVALDPSYGKEDLQYALSFSQSKALLTAEGPEGAYLKIIRSLAPELWEFPPRPGELLPDLQHLITLFSPGPRPLLSFQEVLSRGYGFSSEQFEEQEKALSPEDPLMILFTSGTTGKPKGVVLDHLGVMNKSLASTERLGINHQDRLCLFFPLFHMFGNTCIALAGLIRGAALVIPSDHILPAEILTTLVEEKCTAIYGSPSMMVALMESPRFKDFRPSGLRTGIIGGAPCPLEVMKRIINEMGVREIAIAYGITEASSWLTQTLPADPPELRVSIIGKALPNCEVKIVDPVSGEDLPDGTSGEICTRGFLMKGYFKNPEATARAIDQEGWFHTGDLGTRDSQGYFRITGRLKEVILKKGKEILPAEIEEILYRLPGVALAQAFGVPEPEKGEAVALWIKPKEGVDLTEEKVAAYCREQLPEDLLPAYIRIVESFPMTRSGKIQKFKMQEMMLRMLKS
- a CDS encoding acyl-CoA dehydrogenase family protein encodes the protein MDFSLTMEQEILRKSVRDFAEKEIKPRARELDEKEEFSYETCRAMGDLGLFGMIVSEQYGGQGLDYISYIIAVEEIARIDGSHAATIAAGNSLGIGPLYYYGSEEQKKKYLPKLCTGEMLWGFGLTEPNAGSDAGNTQTTAVLDGNEWVINGSKIFITNASTDITAGITVLARTGIREAGKKELSCILVESGTPGFEARPMHGKLMWRASNTSELYFEDCRVPKDNLLGPQGEGFHQMLGTLDGGRLSIGAMGLGGAQGCFELARRYAKERIQFGKPIASYQVNSFKLADMAMEIECARLLLYKACWLRDNHKPFAKEAAMAKLYCSEVMYRCANHAVQLHGGYGLMKEYDVERFYRDQKLLEIGEGTSEIQRLVISRLIGAI
- a CDS encoding AAA family ATPase, encoding MKIRPKPHDKPKDQRRGLLREKATSYKIVSGTEGDIFQYTSFEVTNFRCFDYLKIDSFGRVNLITGLNNSGKTTLLEALFLHIGSRNPSLTLIVNSWRGLNIVSESAENQWASLFWQFKDSKSIRLVGTSSKGENRSLGIHIDSSGSVLRGEKAHSDPAELISGPRQNIVFEYIDETGKTYKVKGVPVFIKKDNMMSYELRIEPSLPRASMAGIFVSGNTVSNLNEEIQRFSDLRKKGKDGIVLAALRIIEPRLERLEILTYQGLSMIHGYLNGYDEPVPSPLLGDGVRRSLSILLAQGAAEKGVVLVDEIENGIHHSAMKSLWGVIAEASRTFDCQVFATTHSDECIRAVHDAFKESTSYDLKLYRLDRKNGSIQAVMYDEETLDAALSIPLEVRGWPEE